The Tatumella ptyseos genome segment AAGCCTATCGTCGTATGGCCATCATGGGCGCAAGCGTGCATCATTCCTGGATTGATCGAGGCAAAGGCTTCCCGCTGCGGAAAATGCTCGTTGTCTTTGGCTTCTGTTTGATCTAGCGCATCCATATCCACCCGAAAAGCCATTACCGGACCAGGCTTGCCCGTCTCCAGCGTCGCGACCACGCCACAAAAACCGCCTGAAAAAGAGGAAACCCAAGGCTCTAACGCCCCTTGCTCCCGCGCGCGCGCTTCCTGTTCAGCAAGAAATTCAGTACTCGGCAACCCCATTCTCGACGCCGCGTCAATCACTGCTTCCCCCAGTGCTAGGTGATAACCGAGTTGATGCAGTTGCTCTGCGACCAACGAGGCGGTACGAAACTCCACCCAGCCGGCTTCAGCAAAACGGTGCAAGTCTCGTCGTTGACAACGCATCTCATCCTGTAAATCATCCACTACCTGAGTAAAAAAGGTCATAATCCGCTCTCCTGTTTAATACCTAAACCTCGAATCTAGCGAATGGATCACGACGACATAAGATGCTAATTTGTTATGTCTGATAACCAATAGCTATCACTTATTATGTCAACGAGCCTCAAACTTCATCACCTCCGTGCTTTAGTCAATGTCGTCAGTCAAGGCAGTATTCGCGCGGCCAGTCGGAGCGCCGGACTCTCACAACCCGCATTAACCAAGGCGATCCAAGAACTTGAACAGATCTTAGGAACACGTATTCTGGAAAGGCATCCACAGGGGATCTTGCTGAATCATGTTGGTGAGCATTTTTACCGCCATGCTCGATTAGTGTTAGAGGAAATTCGTATCGCTCAGGAGGAAGTGTCACAACATCTTGGAGAGATTACGGGTCATATTCGCGTCGGCGTCGGCGGTAGCATGGCTTGCACCTTAATGCCCAAGGTCATCGATCGGTTTCAACAGCGTTTCCCCCATGTAAATGTGCATATCGTCGAGGGACAACTCTCCTCAATGCTGCCCGCTTTACGTCAAGGGACCTTAGATTTTACCTTGAATACCGTGACCCAACTTCCCTTCGAGCGCGAATTGAGCTTCGAGCCGTTGGCGGTCGTTGACTATCGAGTGGTCGTCCGAAAGGGTCATCCATTACGATATGCTAAACAGCTCTCCGAACTCAGCGAGGCCAAATGGACAATGCCGCCACCGACCAGTAGCTACTATTCGCTCCTTGAGCAACTCTATACCGGTCATACACTCCCTCAAGTCAGGGTGACTTGTGAGAGCCTTATCGCTTGTGCGAGTTTGGTGACGCAAAGTAATTTCTTAAGTATTATTTCAGAACAAATCGTGAGCACGCCAATTTTGAGCGATCAACTGCTCCCTCTTGAGCTTGCCACCCCTGCCCCACAAGCAACATTTTACCTTGTTCAACGTAAAGACCATCAATTAGGACCGATCAGCGCCTATCTCGCCCAGCTATTTCGAGATTTTAGCCAAGCAGTACCATGATGCCTGCCTTGAACTCATCCCTTGAGCGAGGGGGAAAAATATCGTACATATAACTTTCTCTCATTGATAAGGAGTGGTGTCGTGATGGTGCCCCGATTAGAAACAGCTCGACTTATCCTCGCCCCATTAGTGGCAGACGATGCTCCCTTGATTCAACAGGCTTTCCCACGCTGGGAGATTGTGAAATACCTGACACGTAAAGTACCTTGGCCGTACCCAGCCAAGGGGGCGGAAATGTTTTGCGACATGACTCTGCAAGCGATGCAGCAGCAAAGGGAATGGGTATGGACGTTGCGTCCTCTCACTTCGCCTACCGAATTTATCGGTCTAATTCGGCTCTCCTTAGAAGTGGATAATAATCGCGGATTTTGGTTAGTGCCTGAATGGCAAGGCCAAGGTTATATGCGCGAAGCCTGCCACGCTGCCACTGACTTTTGGTTTAATCAGCTAAAGCAACCGGTTCTGCGTGCACCCAAAGCAAAAGAGAATCAGCGCTCTCTTAAGATCTCACAGGAGAGCGGTATGCGAATGATCCGAGAAGAGATGGGTGAATACCATATTGGCGATATTCCTTCGACGTTGTGGGAGATCACGCGCGAGGAGTGGAATGAGCGAAAAGTCTCCTCCTAGGCATCCGTAAACTGTCTCAAAGAATTTATAGCGGGCGACAGGGTAAAGTAGCCCGCAAAACGTAAAGGTCAACTATTCGATTTTGTACACCACCTCTACCCTTCTCATCCAACATTTCTCTAGTTAAGTGTATCTGCTTCCGAAGCTTCTGATCTGCCATTATTTTTCCTCATCGTTCGTATAGAGAGTGATTTAAATAATCTACATTCACTCAGATTATTGAGTCCTGTACGATAGTTAAACACTACTTAGATATTCTATTTTATAGCCTTTATGCTATAATTTAATGAGTTCAAAGGAATGAGGTCTGTCCATGTGGGAAGTAATAACAACAGACGTTTTTGATGAGTGGTTTCTCGCGCAGGAAGAGAGTTTAAGAGAAGATATATTGGCTGCTATCGGCGTTCTTGAGGAAATGGGGCCCCAATTAGGTAGACCTTATGTCGATACCTTAAAAGGTTCTGACATCCCTAATATGAAAGAGTTACGGGTACAACATGCAGGAGGCCCGATACGTGCCTTTTTTGCTTTCGACCCGATCCGTAGGGCTATCGTATTATGTGCCGGTGCGAAGACAGGTTTAAACGAAAAGCGGTTTTACCGTGACATGCTCCGCCTTGCAGAAAATGAATACCGTAAACATTTGACCAATTTGGAGAAGTAATATGTCCACTTACAAAGAACTCTTAGCAAAACAAAGCCCTGAAAGTCAGCAACGCATCAAAGAAAAAGTGGAGACCTTGCGTCAGGAAGTGGTGTTAAGCCAGCTGCGTGAAGAACTAAACATTTCACAGACTGAGCTTGCTCAAGCGATCGGCGTGTCTCAGCCGACCATTGCCAAAATAGAACGACCAGAGAACGATCCGCGCTTATCAACCTTAAAACGGTATGTCTCTGCATTAGGTGGGGAGCTGAGCATCGATATAACGCTTCCAACAGGAAAGCGAATAGGTTTTCATCTCTAATGATACGACCATTACAGGCCTGTTATACCTCTTCTATTTAATATCTTGATGATTTCGAATAGCGTTACAGGCCTGTAACGGTGCCTACCGTGTAGGATTATAAGTTAATGTTATTAACTAGAGCGTACTGCTAACGATAGTTTTGTATCGTGCTCATCTGAAAACATTTACTAAAATCTAACTCAATGCTTTCCAGCAAGAACTTTCAACTTTTCACCAACTGGTAGGAATAAATTCGTACTTAAGTACACAGATACGTCCAACTTTCTCAGCTGTTCTAATTGAAGGTAAATTTTCTGGAAGAATAGTTCCAGCTATCAAGCAGTCTTTCCCAAACAGTTGGTAAAGCTGGTTTTGTAATAAATGTTGTGCGCGAGAAGCCAAAGAAGATCCGCGAAAGGATGGAAGAATAACTTCTTCCAAAATAAAAAATCCCTCGAAAAAAACTAATTCCCTTTTCTCACAGACAATTAGCCCAACCTGATTACCCATATGATTAATAATATACGTATTATCTTTAATAATATGGTCCATTAGGTCTTCGTTATCTATCGGATATAGACTACTTATTAGTAGCGGGATTACAGAGTAAGAATAATTATAACACTCTAGTACAGCTTGTTTGCACCAATCAAAATCCGCACTGGTAGCAAGACGTAGGGTAAGAGAATCATCACTATTTTCAAGTTTATGTGTCAGTTTTGATTCAGCAATGAATGAGATCGCTAAGGTACTGAACGAGTTAGCACTCAGTTAATCTGATTTGAAAGGCTGACCGCACGCGCGGCAGCCTATCCCCTCATTTCAACTGATCTGATAATTTTTTCGAATCATAATAATCGCCCTGATAAGTAATTTTACCTTGTAAGACCTTGATAAAACTTACCCCATCAAAACTGATTTTTTTATGCGTTGCCGGAGTTCCGGCCCAAGCGCCATCATTAGTGCCCGTAAAACGCCATTGAAACGCGATAGTGTCACCGTTATAGACCGGCTTACTGGTCATCTCCCAACGTAAATCAGGGACTGCATCGACGAAGGTTTTAACCACCTGCTGTGTCGCCTGTTGCTGACCAATAACGGGTTCACCGACCGAAGCATCGTAATAACTGACGTTATCTGCGAAAAAAGTCCCGGCCTTACGACTGTCATGTTGGTTCCATGCCTGCATATACTGCGTGACGACCGTCAGGGGTGTCGTCTCAGCATAGCTTAGCCCGCTCGTCAGACAGAGTGTGAGAAGAGTGTAAGTTCCGAATTTACGCATTATCACCTCGCTTAGTCTTGTTCAAGATCGATCATCACATGTTTCACTCGGGTATATTCTTCCAACGCATAGGCTGAAAGATCTTTACCGTAACCTGACTTCTTAAAGCCGCCGTGAGGCATTTCTGCGCACAATGGAATATGGTTGTTGACCCATACCGTACCAAAATCGAGATCACGCGTGAGTCGATGGGCCTTTGCTACCGAGCCGGTCCATACACTGGCGGCGAGCCCATAGTCGACATCATTGGCTTTGCTAAGCGCATCGGCCTCATCCTCGAAGGATTGAATAGTCATTACTGGGCCAAATACTTCCTGTTGAATCGCTTCATCATCCTGCCTTAAGCCTGAGATAATGGTCGCGGGGAAGTAGAAACCTGTCCCTTGCGCTGCACTACCACCAATTTCTACTTTGGCATGGGCGGGTAACCGTTGCATAAAGCCCTCAACTTGCGCCAATTGATTCGCACTGTTTAGCGCCCCAAATAACGCATCGGTATCATCAGGCTTGCCGAAACGGATTTGCTCCGTTTTCGCGACAAGCTGCTGTAAAAAAGTCGGATAAATTGAGGCTTCGACTAAAATTCGGGTGGCGGCGGTACAGTCTTGACCTGCATTGAAGAAACCTGCGGTAGTGATACCCTCAATCGCCTTCTCAATATTCGCGTCAGCAAAAACAATGGCAGGTGCCTTACCGCCTAATTCTAGGTGGGCTTTAGTCAGGTTGGCCGCCGCCGAGGTCGCGACCTGTACTCCTGCACGAACCGATCCAGTAATAGAGACGAGCGAAGCGTTAGGGTTCGATACCACCAGCGACCCGGTCTCCGCTTGTCCTAAAATCACATTGAAAGCCCCTTTTGGGAAAAATTCTGCCGCCAGTTCGGCCAGTAATAATGTGCTCATTGGCGTCGTATCGCTGGGCTTAAGTACTACCGTGTTTCCGGCGGCTAAGGCAGGTGCAATTTTCCAAATGGCCATCATAAAAGGATAGTTCCACGGCGTGACTTGCCCGACTATTCCCAACGGCTCGCGACGAATACTCGACGTAAAGCCTTCCATATATTCATAGCTGGCACGTCCCTCTAGATGACGCGCTGCGCCAGCAAAGAAACGCAAAGCATCGCAGGAGGCAGCGACTTCTTCTTTCTCAATAAAGTGCTTTAACTGCCCGGTTTCGCGACATTGCAATTCGACGAAGCGTTGCATATTCGCCTCAACCGCCTCTGCCAGTTGGAGTAACGCTTTTTGTCTTTCGGAAGGGGTGGAACAGCGCCATTGCTTAAAGGCACGGGTTGCCGCCTGATAGGCTAGCGTGACTTCAGCAGCCTCACCTTTCGGGCTTTGGGCATAACAGCTACCATCCACCGGGCTAATCAAGTCAAAGTAGGCCGTTGACGCCGTATCAACGTATTGACCATCAATAAAATGTTTCAGTCGTTGCATCGTTTTTATCCTTGATAAGTTCACTTTATAGCTAAGAAAAAATTCACTCGCCGCGGTTTCTCACCCTAAGGTATGGCGCAGCACTTTGAAAAAGACCCTTGCTGTGTTAAGACTGTTTTCCTCGAGGACTACTGGTAAAGCATTACAATGATGACGCATGCGATAATATTCGCGCCAATCGGACAGGCAAGCCGAGCGGAGCAGATTGTGACCCGCCTCGCCAATGCCATTATGACTGGGCTGTTGCAGGCTCATGAACAGCTGCCTAACGAAGCTGAGTTGGCCAAGATGCTGGGGGTCTCGCATATAACGGTCCGTGAAGCATTGAATACACTGCGCGCTAAGGAGCTGATATACACCAGCCGAGGACGACACGGTGGTAGCTTTGTCTGCGACAATATTGAAAATCGTGCCCATAACTATCACCCTCTCCACTTATTAAGCAGTGATTACTTGCTCGATCTTGGCGAAATGCACTGTGCCGTATTGGCACACAGTGCGCGACTTGCCGCCAAGCGGATGAGTCAAACGGAACATCTCACGTTTTCATCCTTTATTGACGAGTTTCAACAGGCTAGCTCCGCTGAATCACGCGCCCAAGCAGACATGCGCTGCTTACTCTTTTTATCTGCCAGTTCACAATCAGCACGCCTAGCAAATTGTGAGTTAACGCTACAAACTGAGTGGGCATCATTCATTGCTCTTCTCTATGGTGATGACACGCTACATCAGCAATGCGTACAGCGTTATCAAGAATTACTGGAAGCCTTATCGCATCAAGACACTGAAGCTGCTGCAAAAGCAATCAGCGATCTTATTCTATTTTTAGCTGAACAACTTGTTGACTGTAAACTCAACACTACTGCCTCATCGTCAGGGAGAACGTTATAAGTGAACGCATCAGACTCTATCCACACTGTCATCGCGCAACTCGAACATCTATTTTCACAATGTTCTCACTCAAGCCAGCAGTTAGCGCAACAACTGACTCAGCGACTCACTCCTTTGGTCAATGCGGCGGACCCTAGCGAACTGACGACGGCATTCCCCAAAAAAGCGATTGAGTCCCTGATTAATCGAGCGCTTGCCGATAACCCCTTCTGTTCCGGTGCAGGCTTTGCCTATTATGCTGATGCCCCCCTGAATCCGCAGGCGAAATGGTCGCTCTATTGGATGTATAAAGACAGCAATCATGAAAGCACACTTGAGCTGACTCCCTTAACTCAGCAACACCTCGATTTTCGAACCTTCGAATGGTTTCTGAAAACGAAATCCCTTAAAGGCCCCTACTTCCATGGCCCTTATGTCGACTATATCTGCAACACGTCCTATACCATGACTTCTGCCGCGCCCATCTTTATTCAAGAGTGCTTCTACGGGATCGCTGCCGTAGATGTATTGGTTAGCCGTATAGAAGACGAGATATTAACGATTCTTCCGCAACCTCGTCCTAAAATGGTATTGACCAATACGTTTGGCCGAGTCATTTTTTCCACGCTGACCGGTTATCGCGTCGGTGATATTCTGCGAAGTGAAGCGCTGGCGGTTATTCACCAGCACCCACTGTTTTGCCTCTATCTACCGGCCTAATCCCTCTTGGTTACGCATCGCTCTTAGCGCTTCGGCATGCTCAATCGCATCGTTTTCCGGTGCGGTTGATTTACCATAGGGTCGTTGAAGGAGCATGTAAATTCCGCCAATGAGTAATACCACTGCCAAGCCGATCAACACGGTCCATTTATCGATAAAGTTCGGGCTATCCGCGGGTTGGGCGAGTAAATAGATGCCCACAATGCCGTACGCAAGAGCGAGGATATTCGTTAACAAACCAAATGCCCCGATATGCCACTCACCCGCTGGTTTCCAACCTTTCATGCGCTGGCGTAATGCCGCCAATACCACCATTTGGAAAGATAAGTAGATACCAATTACCGCAAACGCGGTGATCCGAGCAAGATTATCGGGTTGGAAATAGACCCAGACACAAACGATAGCTGGTAATAGACAGCTGATAATCATCGCGTTATCAGGCACGTTATGAGCGGAAATCTTCGCCATCCACCGACTACCGGGCAACATCTGGTCACGCGAGAACGAGAAAATAAGGCGGCTGAGCGCAGCTTGTAGTGACAAAATACAAGAAAGCATAGCGATAATTGCAATAACGATAAACACTTTGGCGCCAACGGGCCCCAAGGCTTCGTTAAGAATCGCGGGGATGGGATCGCTCACTTTACCGCTAACAATATTACGTAAATTTGGTGAAGAAAGCAGATACCCTAATACCGAAATAATTGCCGAGATTGCGCCAAAGACAATACTTAAAATCATCGCTACCGGTATTTTACGACTGGCATCTTGTACTTCTTCCGCAACGTTGCCACAGGCTTCAAATCCGAAGAACATGAACAGGCCCATTAGCGAAGCGGCCATAAAGGCCCCCACGTAACTGCCGCTACTTGATAAAATGCCCATCGAATCGAAAATTACAGAGAAGGGTTGTGAACGATGGAAAATCAATAAGTAGATCCCTAACGCAATCACGCTCACGATTTCACACCAAAACCCTATTCTTGCGACACGCGCGAGATTCTTAGTTCCCGAGAGGTTGACCGCCATCATTACCGCCAATAAGACGACCGACGTGATGAGTAAATGAAGTGGCGTCGCACTAAACGAGACTAAACTTGCCACAAATGTCGAGGTGTATTCAGCAATTGAGGTAATGGTAACGACCAATGCCCATAAATAGACCCAAGCCGCAATCCACGCATATTTTTTCCCCCAAAGCCGCCGTGCCCAGGGATATAAACCGCCTGTGATGGGATATTGGGAAGCAATTTCTCCAAAGACTAACGCCACAAGCAGTTGTCCCACTGCTGCAATGACTATCCACCAAATAGCTGGTGGCCCGGCGAGGGTAATCGCTAACGCAAACAGAGAATAGACAGCAGTGAGCGGTGAAAGATAAGTAAAACCTAACGAGAAATTGGAGATAAGCCCAATAGAACGTTGGAACTGTTCTTTACCAGCTTCCGGGGTATCTTGTACGGGTGAGTGTGATGATTTTTCCATTGTAGAGTCTCTCGCTGGCACAATACATTCAAAAAAGTGAATCTATTTATAAAACATAAAGGATTATATTTATAACGTTTCAGTTCTCAGTTTTCGAAAATATAATAAAAGAACTTCAAAAACAGATAGTTAGTGGATATATGTTTTTCTTATTATAATCGTTATGGAAAAAACGCCGGAATTATGACCGAAAGAGTAGATAAACAGTTTTACCATTCTGTTGAATTAACGCTAGTTTTGAAGGTGATAATCGAGTAACACTTTCGCACTGGGCCCAGTCCGATATGCTTACTCAAAAAGCTAGAAAATAGTTAAGCGTTACCTTTTCTAAGACCTAAAGCAGAAGTAATTAACGTAGAAATTGCATACAAGAGGCACTATTGAGTGCTTTTTAAGATTAGAATTCATAAATTTCCATAGTGTTATTTTCACTCACTCCGCTCCTGACCACCCCGTCTACACAAAATTATCCGTTCCGCTTGAAATCAACATAATGTTGATCAATAATCGTCACATCAACAAAATGTGTAATAAAATAAGTTATGAACCCTAGCGAAGATAGAAATTATACCGAAAACATGATCCTTATTTTGTCAGCGACCGTGCGTGCCCTCGGTAGTGTTCTGGCAAATAATTCTGAAATAGTCCTGCATGATTTACGTCATCCCGCTTCTTCAATTGCCGAGATTGCAAACCCACAAGTCACGGGCCGTAAGAAAGGGGATTCGGTATTATCGGGGATGCGAACCGACCCTGCTTTTATCAATGTGATGGAAGTTAAAAACGAGCCGGTATCTTTGCTGCTTGACTATGAGACGTTCAGTCACGAGGGAAAACCACTGAGAAGTAGTACAGTGCTGTACCGTGACCAGGCAGGCAGACCTTTCGCAGCGCTCTGTATTAACGTTGATAATTCGGGAATCGAGCAGGCGATTACGCTGCTTCAGTCTTTTTCAGGGATAAAAGCACAGATCTCCGCGCCTCCTCCACCCGATCCTGCCACTGAACATCACCATGACAGTATCGAAAACTTAATGCATGAAATTATTGGCAGTACGACCGCGGCAAGTCCAGGTAATAGTCGTAGCGACATGAAACGCGCCAACTTAATGGCAGTGAAAAGTATGCAGGAAAAAGGGATATTTCTAATTAAAGGGGGGGTCGAAAAAGCTGCCGCAGCACTCGGCGTGACACGCTACACCATTTATAACTACCTCGATGAACTTAACAATGGAGATGAGCCCCCCGCTCATACTAAAAGCTAATGAAAAAATACCCAAGTTCTCTGCCTTTTCCCTTTTCTCAGGCCGTAGAAGCCAATGGCTTTCTTTTTCTTTCTGGACAGGTCTCGATGAATGATAGGGGTGAGCCGGTTCAAGGAACAATAGCGGAACAAACGCAGCTTATTTTTGAAAACATTGCCAAGACTTTACAATCTTGTGGCTCCTCCTTCGACAATATTATCCGTATCACCGTCTGGCTTTCCGATATGGCGCATTTCTCTACTTTTAATAGTGCCTATTGTCGCTACTTCCCTAATGGCTTCCCAGCCCGTACCACTGTCGTAAGCCGCTTAGCGTTCGATCTGGACGTTGAAATGGAAGTTCAGGCGTTAGCTTGATGCCGATTAATCTTTTTGGAGTCAATCATGCCGTTACATATTAATACACCCTTACTGGAGTCACTGCCTTTAAGCCGTCTGAATCACACTCGAGTCTGGATGAAGATGGAAGCCATGCAGCCATCAGGATCCTTTAAGATTCGTGGTGTCGGGCACGCTTGCGAGCAGCATTATGCTCGGGGGGCAAAACGTTCTATCTCTTCTTCTGGAGGCAATGCTGGGCTAGCGGTCGCGTACGCAGGACGTCAACTTGGTGTTCCAGTCATAGTTGTGGTCCCTGAAACGACCTCTGAGCGGGCACGACATCTATTACGCTTAGAGGGTGCCGAAGTAAGAGTGCAGGGAAAAACCTGGGCTGAAGCAAACCAAATGGCCTTATCTCTGCTCGAACAGAATGATGCCTTTATCCACCCTTTTGATGACCCATTACTGTGGGAAGGTCACGCTTCGCTAATCGATGAAGTGCTCGCCGAAGGCGTACGTCCTGACGCCGTCATCCTCTCTGTAGGAGGTGGAGGCTTACTGGCAGGTATCGATGAGGGGCTTCGCCGCAACCAGCTTGATATTCCTATCTATGCTATCGAGACAGAAGGCATGGCATCTTTTAATGCTGCCTTAGCTTCGGGACAGCCCACAACACTGCCTGAACTGACTGGCGTGGCAACATCCTTAGGTGCCCGCCAAGTTTGCCAGCGGGCGTACGACCTGACAAAGCATAGAGAGATTATCGCTCTCACGGTAAATGATAACCAGGCAGTCCAGGCATGCTTATCTTTTTTAGATGATCACCGTACACTGGTTGAACCCGCCTGCGGAGCCGCTCTCGCCGCCCTCTATGAGTCAAAAATAGCGCTTAATACCATGAGCAATATTCTGGTCATTGTCTGCGGGGGGTCGACGACAACCTCTACCGCTTTACAAGGATTCAGAGGGTAGCGCTAGGGTTAACCCTCAGTGGTAGTTGGGACGGTAGCCGATTCAC includes the following:
- a CDS encoding serine/threonine dehydratase family protein — translated: MPLHINTPLLESLPLSRLNHTRVWMKMEAMQPSGSFKIRGVGHACEQHYARGAKRSISSSGGNAGLAVAYAGRQLGVPVIVVVPETTSERARHLLRLEGAEVRVQGKTWAEANQMALSLLEQNDAFIHPFDDPLLWEGHASLIDEVLAEGVRPDAVILSVGGGGLLAGIDEGLRRNQLDIPIYAIETEGMASFNAALASGQPTTLPELTGVATSLGARQVCQRAYDLTKHREIIALTVNDNQAVQACLSFLDDHRTLVEPACGAALAALYESKIALNTMSNILVIVCGGSTTTSTALQGFRG
- a CDS encoding LysR family transcriptional regulator, producing MSTSLKLHHLRALVNVVSQGSIRAASRSAGLSQPALTKAIQELEQILGTRILERHPQGILLNHVGEHFYRHARLVLEEIRIAQEEVSQHLGEITGHIRVGVGGSMACTLMPKVIDRFQQRFPHVNVHIVEGQLSSMLPALRQGTLDFTLNTVTQLPFERELSFEPLAVVDYRVVVRKGHPLRYAKQLSELSEAKWTMPPPTSSYYSLLEQLYTGHTLPQVRVTCESLIACASLVTQSNFLSIISEQIVSTPILSDQLLPLELATPAPQATFYLVQRKDHQLGPISAYLAQLFRDFSQAVP
- a CDS encoding ester cyclase translates to MRKFGTYTLLTLCLTSGLSYAETTPLTVVTQYMQAWNQHDSRKAGTFFADNVSYYDASVGEPVIGQQQATQQVVKTFVDAVPDLRWEMTSKPVYNGDTIAFQWRFTGTNDGAWAGTPATHKKISFDGVSFIKVLQGKITYQGDYYDSKKLSDQLK
- a CDS encoding RidA family protein, translating into MKKYPSSLPFPFSQAVEANGFLFLSGQVSMNDRGEPVQGTIAEQTQLIFENIAKTLQSCGSSFDNIIRITVWLSDMAHFSTFNSAYCRYFPNGFPARTTVVSRLAFDLDVEMEVQALA
- a CDS encoding GNAT family N-acetyltransferase, with amino-acid sequence MVPRLETARLILAPLVADDAPLIQQAFPRWEIVKYLTRKVPWPYPAKGAEMFCDMTLQAMQQQREWVWTLRPLTSPTEFIGLIRLSLEVDNNRGFWLVPEWQGQGYMREACHAATDFWFNQLKQPVLRAPKAKENQRSLKISQESGMRMIREEMGEYHIGDIPSTLWEITREEWNERKVSS
- a CDS encoding helix-turn-helix domain-containing protein → MSTYKELLAKQSPESQQRIKEKVETLRQEVVLSQLREELNISQTELAQAIGVSQPTIAKIERPENDPRLSTLKRYVSALGGELSIDITLPTGKRIGFHL
- a CDS encoding FadR/GntR family transcriptional regulator; the protein is MMTHAIIFAPIGQASRAEQIVTRLANAIMTGLLQAHEQLPNEAELAKMLGVSHITVREALNTLRAKELIYTSRGRHGGSFVCDNIENRAHNYHPLHLLSSDYLLDLGEMHCAVLAHSARLAAKRMSQTEHLTFSSFIDEFQQASSAESRAQADMRCLLFLSASSQSARLANCELTLQTEWASFIALLYGDDTLHQQCVQRYQELLEALSHQDTEAAAKAISDLILFLAEQLVDCKLNTTASSSGRTL
- a CDS encoding helix-turn-helix transcriptional regulator encodes the protein MNPSEDRNYTENMILILSATVRALGSVLANNSEIVLHDLRHPASSIAEIANPQVTGRKKGDSVLSGMRTDPAFINVMEVKNEPVSLLLDYETFSHEGKPLRSSTVLYRDQAGRPFAALCINVDNSGIEQAITLLQSFSGIKAQISAPPPPDPATEHHHDSIENLMHEIIGSTTAASPGNSRSDMKRANLMAVKSMQEKGIFLIKGGVEKAAAALGVTRYTIYNYLDELNNGDEPPAHTKS
- a CDS encoding APC family permease, translating into MEKSSHSPVQDTPEAGKEQFQRSIGLISNFSLGFTYLSPLTAVYSLFALAITLAGPPAIWWIVIAAVGQLLVALVFGEIASQYPITGGLYPWARRLWGKKYAWIAAWVYLWALVVTITSIAEYTSTFVASLVSFSATPLHLLITSVVLLAVMMAVNLSGTKNLARVARIGFWCEIVSVIALGIYLLIFHRSQPFSVIFDSMGILSSSGSYVGAFMAASLMGLFMFFGFEACGNVAEEVQDASRKIPVAMILSIVFGAISAIISVLGYLLSSPNLRNIVSGKVSDPIPAILNEALGPVGAKVFIVIAIIAMLSCILSLQAALSRLIFSFSRDQMLPGSRWMAKISAHNVPDNAMIISCLLPAIVCVWVYFQPDNLARITAFAVIGIYLSFQMVVLAALRQRMKGWKPAGEWHIGAFGLLTNILALAYGIVGIYLLAQPADSPNFIDKWTVLIGLAVVLLIGGIYMLLQRPYGKSTAPENDAIEHAEALRAMRNQEGLGR
- a CDS encoding GNAT family N-acetyltransferase, with amino-acid sequence MDHIIKDNTYIINHMGNQVGLIVCEKRELVFFEGFFILEEVILPSFRGSSLASRAQHLLQNQLYQLFGKDCLIAGTILPENLPSIRTAEKVGRICVLKYEFIPTSW
- a CDS encoding cache domain-containing protein translates to MNASDSIHTVIAQLEHLFSQCSHSSQQLAQQLTQRLTPLVNAADPSELTTAFPKKAIESLINRALADNPFCSGAGFAYYADAPLNPQAKWSLYWMYKDSNHESTLELTPLTQQHLDFRTFEWFLKTKSLKGPYFHGPYVDYICNTSYTMTSAAPIFIQECFYGIAAVDVLVSRIEDEILTILPQPRPKMVLTNTFGRVIFSTLTGYRVGDILRSEALAVIHQHPLFCLYLPA
- a CDS encoding type II toxin-antitoxin system RelE/ParE family toxin — translated: MWEVITTDVFDEWFLAQEESLREDILAAIGVLEEMGPQLGRPYVDTLKGSDIPNMKELRVQHAGGPIRAFFAFDPIRRAIVLCAGAKTGLNEKRFYRDMLRLAENEYRKHLTNLEK
- a CDS encoding gamma-aminobutyraldehyde dehydrogenase translates to MQRLKHFIDGQYVDTASTAYFDLISPVDGSCYAQSPKGEAAEVTLAYQAATRAFKQWRCSTPSERQKALLQLAEAVEANMQRFVELQCRETGQLKHFIEKEEVAASCDALRFFAGAARHLEGRASYEYMEGFTSSIRREPLGIVGQVTPWNYPFMMAIWKIAPALAAGNTVVLKPSDTTPMSTLLLAELAAEFFPKGAFNVILGQAETGSLVVSNPNASLVSITGSVRAGVQVATSAAANLTKAHLELGGKAPAIVFADANIEKAIEGITTAGFFNAGQDCTAATRILVEASIYPTFLQQLVAKTEQIRFGKPDDTDALFGALNSANQLAQVEGFMQRLPAHAKVEIGGSAAQGTGFYFPATIISGLRQDDEAIQQEVFGPVMTIQSFEDEADALSKANDVDYGLAASVWTGSVAKAHRLTRDLDFGTVWVNNHIPLCAEMPHGGFKKSGYGKDLSAYALEEYTRVKHVMIDLEQD